A genomic window from Acidimicrobiia bacterium includes:
- a CDS encoding ferredoxin, with translation MRIAVDTTLCTGHGRCYSLAPEVFVGDDDGYCVSVAVEVPIGLEAEALKGLRNCPERAIRVVDN, from the coding sequence ATGCGGATCGCGGTGGACACCACGCTGTGCACCGGTCACGGCCGTTGCTACTCCCTCGCCCCGGAGGTCTTTGTGGGCGACGACGACGGCTATTGCGTCAGCGTGGCCGTCGAGGTGCCGATCGGATTGGAAGCCGAGGCGCTCAAGGGTCTGCGCAACTGCCCCGAGCGGGCTATTCGTGTGGTGGATAACTGA
- a CDS encoding ABC transporter ATP-binding protein has translation MTPILETRGISKSYAGIGALRDATVQVGEGERVGLIGPNGAGKTTLFNCILGLLAPDAGSVRLAGDDITSLPVHLRARRGIGRSFQRIELFTESTVREHLLIAERVRRGNGSLWKDLLGRGRPKADELQACDAVLERLGLGELADEPIEQLSLGQGRLVEVGRALMTHPRILLLDEPSSGLDRQETADLAATLRDLQGEQGFAILLVEHDVEFVAAFTQRCYVLDFGTLIADGPTAEVLERAIVRESYLGSVKRDDP, from the coding sequence GTGACCCCCATCCTCGAGACCAGAGGCATTTCCAAGTCCTACGCCGGGATCGGCGCGCTCAGGGACGCGACCGTGCAGGTGGGCGAGGGCGAGCGCGTCGGCCTCATCGGGCCCAACGGCGCCGGTAAGACCACGCTGTTCAACTGCATCCTCGGCCTGCTGGCTCCTGATGCGGGGTCGGTGCGACTGGCGGGCGACGACATCACTTCCTTGCCGGTGCACCTGCGGGCGCGGCGGGGCATCGGCCGTTCGTTCCAGCGCATTGAACTCTTCACCGAGTCCACCGTGCGAGAGCATCTGCTCATCGCCGAGCGGGTGCGCCGGGGCAACGGATCGCTCTGGAAAGACCTCTTGGGCCGTGGCCGGCCCAAGGCCGATGAGTTGCAGGCCTGTGATGCCGTGTTGGAACGACTCGGACTGGGCGAGCTGGCCGACGAACCCATCGAGCAACTGAGTTTGGGACAAGGGCGGTTGGTGGAGGTGGGGCGGGCCTTGATGACCCACCCGCGCATCCTGTTGCTCGATGAGCCATCTTCGGGTCTGGATCGTCAGGAGACGGCTGATCTGGCGGCCACCTTGCGCGACCTGCAGGGGGAGCAGGGCTTCGCCATCTTGTTGGTGGAGCACGACGTGGAGTTCGTGGCGGCCTTCACGCAGCGGTGTTATGTGCTCGACTTCGGCACGCTGATTGCCGATGGACCCACCGCCGAGGTACTCGAGCGCGCCATCGTGCGCGAGTCGTACCTCGGGAGTGTCAAGAGGGATGACCCATGA
- a CDS encoding branched-chain amino acid ABC transporter substrate-binding protein — protein sequence MYFDGIDHTSGGTVSRSVRNVGVALIVGLVMAACGNSSDDASPASTAASDSGAGTANSDRDEFVSISGVPGVSDDEIAYAVVGTKSNNPLGSCILDCYAAGVEAYFAYQNSLGGIYGRDLVVRDVLDDELGQNQVRALEVISAEQDFGVFQATLLATGWGALDDAGVPTYAWGINATEAANRMHIWPSLPVRCQDCPTRSVPYAAKSSGARHAASLGYGVSENSKVCAQTVAKAIEKYEPDTGVDIVYTNDDLAFGLPNGIAPEVTAMKKAGVDFISTCIDLNGMKSLAQELARQGMDDVVLYHPNSYSQSFVTEADGLFEGDYVTVQFRPFESDPGDSSLTEFLEWMKKQGDEPSEMAMVGWINATQAFDGLLAAGPNFDREKVTAATNAMTDFDAGGLLMPVDWTVSHVPYTNATRSANDADECTVLVKVVDGVFETVGPVAEPGLCWSGSDLAWSEPKPAAFG from the coding sequence ATGTACTTCGATGGCATCGATCACACCTCGGGGGGAACCGTGTCGCGATCCGTGAGAAACGTTGGAGTTGCGTTAATCGTCGGGCTGGTGATGGCGGCTTGTGGAAACTCAAGCGACGATGCCAGCCCCGCTAGCACCGCGGCGAGCGATTCCGGTGCGGGTACGGCCAATAGCGACCGCGATGAGTTCGTGTCGATCTCCGGTGTGCCCGGGGTAAGCGACGACGAGATCGCGTACGCCGTGGTGGGAACCAAGAGCAACAACCCCCTCGGCAGTTGCATCCTCGACTGCTACGCGGCCGGGGTGGAGGCCTACTTCGCCTACCAGAACTCCCTCGGGGGCATCTACGGCCGAGACCTAGTGGTGCGGGACGTACTCGATGACGAACTCGGCCAGAACCAGGTGCGAGCCCTCGAAGTGATTTCCGCCGAACAGGACTTCGGCGTGTTCCAGGCCACCCTCCTCGCCACCGGGTGGGGGGCGCTCGATGATGCGGGTGTGCCTACCTACGCATGGGGCATCAACGCCACTGAAGCCGCCAACCGAATGCACATCTGGCCCAGCCTGCCGGTGCGGTGCCAGGACTGCCCCACTCGATCGGTGCCCTACGCCGCTAAATCCTCCGGCGCCCGGCACGCCGCCTCGTTGGGCTACGGGGTGAGCGAGAATTCCAAGGTCTGCGCCCAGACCGTGGCCAAGGCCATTGAGAAGTACGAACCCGACACCGGGGTGGATATCGTCTACACCAACGACGATCTCGCCTTCGGGCTTCCCAACGGGATTGCTCCCGAGGTGACCGCCATGAAGAAAGCGGGGGTGGATTTCATCTCCACCTGCATCGACCTCAACGGCATGAAATCCCTCGCCCAGGAACTAGCCCGGCAGGGGATGGACGACGTGGTGCTTTATCACCCCAATAGCTACAGCCAGTCCTTCGTGACCGAGGCGGACGGCCTCTTTGAGGGCGATTATGTGACCGTCCAGTTCCGGCCCTTCGAAAGCGATCCCGGCGACAGCAGTCTCACCGAGTTTCTCGAGTGGATGAAGAAGCAGGGCGACGAACCATCCGAAATGGCCATGGTGGGCTGGATCAACGCCACGCAGGCCTTCGATGGCCTCCTCGCCGCCGGCCCCAACTTTGATCGCGAAAAAGTTACCGCCGCTACCAATGCCATGACCGACTTCGATGCCGGTGGCCTCCTCATGCCGGTCGACTGGACCGTGAGTCATGTGCCTTACACCAACGCGACGCGCAGCGCCAACGATGCGGATGAATGCACCGTGCTCGTGAAGGTCGTGGACGGGGTCTTCGAGACCGTGGGGCCGGTCGCCGAGCCCGGGTTGTGCTGGAGCGGATCAGACCTCGCTTGGTCCGAACCGAAGCCCGCGGCATTCGGCTGA
- a CDS encoding amidohydrolase — translation MNPPVLLRDVEVNGTAVDVRLHHGVVAAIGPGLRPSTADTVIHGGGGALLPGLHDHHLHLLATAAAAESVAAGPPEVEDRASLARVLHEADGRLAPGVWLRAVGYHEAVAGDLDRHALDALSPPRPVRLQHRSGARWTLNSLALERLALAEHAHPGIERDPDGVPTGRVHRADDLLAGLIEADPPELAPLGARLATYGVIGVTDATPYRHRHELAALAEAVRTGALPQRVTVTGGIDLLGVDLPEGLGRGPVKLIIDDSAYPALVTLASDITLAHAAGRPVAIHCVTRPAAVLALAAWDEAGSHHGDRMEHGSVLAPEQVAHLARHGITVVTQPGFIAERGDDYQREVDADDQDHLYRCASLLAAGVAVGGSTDAPYTHADPWRAMRAAVNRRTRQEVALGPAERISARAALGLFLGASDHPGGAVRTVGVGHPADLCLLRVPLATALAQLTAENVAATVCAGQVVYEAS, via the coding sequence ATGAACCCGCCGGTCCTGTTGCGCGACGTCGAGGTGAACGGCACCGCGGTGGATGTGCGCCTCCATCACGGCGTGGTGGCGGCGATCGGGCCGGGCCTTCGGCCCTCGACGGCGGACACGGTGATCCACGGCGGAGGCGGTGCGCTGCTGCCGGGGTTGCACGACCACCATCTGCATCTCCTCGCCACGGCGGCGGCGGCGGAGTCGGTAGCGGCGGGCCCTCCCGAAGTCGAGGATCGGGCGAGCCTCGCCCGGGTGCTGCACGAGGCCGATGGTCGCCTCGCCCCGGGGGTCTGGCTCCGGGCGGTGGGGTACCACGAAGCGGTGGCGGGCGATCTCGACCGCCACGCCCTCGATGCCCTGAGCCCGCCCCGACCGGTGCGCCTGCAGCACCGCAGCGGGGCCCGCTGGACACTCAACAGCCTCGCCCTAGAACGCCTAGCCCTGGCCGAGCACGCTCATCCGGGCATTGAGCGAGACCCCGACGGGGTGCCCACCGGGCGAGTGCATCGCGCCGACGACCTGCTCGCGGGGCTGATCGAGGCCGACCCGCCGGAGTTGGCACCGCTCGGCGCCCGCCTCGCCACCTATGGCGTCATCGGCGTCACCGATGCCACGCCCTACCGTCACCGACACGAACTGGCGGCCTTGGCCGAGGCGGTGCGCACCGGCGCACTACCCCAACGGGTCACCGTCACCGGGGGCATCGACCTCCTCGGCGTGGATCTGCCCGAGGGCCTCGGGCGCGGACCGGTCAAACTCATTATCGACGACAGCGCCTACCCCGCCCTCGTGACCCTGGCCTCCGATATCACGCTCGCCCACGCCGCCGGTCGGCCCGTGGCCATCCATTGCGTCACCCGCCCGGCGGCGGTGTTGGCCCTCGCCGCCTGGGACGAGGCGGGTAGTCACCACGGTGATCGGATGGAACACGGCTCGGTCCTGGCGCCCGAGCAGGTCGCTCATCTGGCCCGGCACGGCATCACCGTGGTCACCCAGCCCGGCTTCATCGCCGAACGCGGCGACGATTACCAACGCGAGGTAGACGCCGATGATCAGGACCACCTCTACCGTTGCGCGTCACTCCTCGCCGCCGGAGTGGCCGTGGGCGGGAGCACCGATGCCCCCTATACCCACGCCGATCCGTGGCGGGCCATGCGCGCCGCGGTCAATCGCCGCACCCGCCAGGAGGTGGCCCTCGGCCCGGCCGAGCGAATCAGCGCTCGGGCGGCTCTTGGCCTGTTCCTCGGCGCGTCCGATCACCCCGGCGGGGCCGTGCGGACCGTGGGGGTGGGACACCCCGCCGATCTGTGCCTCCTGCGCGTGCCGCTCGCGACCGCCTTGGCTCAACTCACCGCCGAGAATGTCGCCGCCACCGTGTGCGCCGGGCAGGTGGTCTACGAGGCGTCGTAA
- a CDS encoding oxidoreductase, translated as MKALVFGTRPQAWTAPATDNPLVHNLAASPCALLDVPDAVPLRPDWYVIRPILTGICGSDSKQILLDFEGDQDSAMSGLCSFPQVLGHEVVAEVVTAGPQAKGFELGQRVVLNPWLSCGPRGISPPCPACVMGDYSLCWSFTAGEISTGIHTGTSRDATGGYAELMPAHSSMLFAVPDAVDDAHTILADPFAVSLHSITRHPPPPGGRVLVWGAGALGSAAVAILRALYPEVEVAVVARFDAQADLAQQLGATVVFRLGSQLELVEQLAQWSGGVLAPTLDGLGGLPMCHPGGIDVVYDTIAKPETLEVAVRVLKARGTLVKSGVHAPGRWEWSPLYFKEISLVGSNAFGIEEVEGVRQHGLEHYLDLVVDGRVDLTGLVTHTFGLSEWQEAFFTIADQEHTGAIKVAIDPSC; from the coding sequence ATGAAAGCGCTGGTGTTCGGCACCCGTCCCCAGGCGTGGACCGCCCCCGCCACCGACAACCCCCTGGTGCACAACCTCGCCGCCTCGCCGTGTGCGCTGCTCGACGTGCCCGACGCCGTGCCCCTGCGCCCGGATTGGTATGTCATCAGGCCAATCCTCACCGGCATCTGTGGCTCAGACTCCAAGCAGATCCTCCTCGACTTCGAAGGCGACCAAGACAGCGCCATGAGCGGCCTCTGTTCCTTCCCGCAGGTGCTCGGCCATGAAGTGGTGGCGGAGGTGGTGACCGCCGGCCCGCAGGCGAAAGGGTTCGAACTGGGCCAACGGGTGGTGCTCAACCCGTGGCTCTCGTGTGGCCCGCGGGGAATTTCGCCACCTTGCCCGGCGTGCGTGATGGGCGACTACAGCCTCTGTTGGAGTTTCACCGCCGGCGAGATCAGTACGGGGATCCACACCGGAACCTCCCGCGATGCCACCGGTGGCTACGCCGAGTTGATGCCGGCGCACTCATCGATGCTCTTCGCGGTGCCCGACGCGGTGGACGACGCCCACACCATCTTGGCCGACCCGTTCGCAGTGTCGCTCCATTCGATCACCCGGCATCCTCCGCCCCCCGGCGGCCGGGTGCTCGTGTGGGGGGCCGGGGCGTTGGGCTCGGCCGCCGTCGCCATACTGAGGGCCCTCTACCCCGAGGTGGAGGTGGCGGTAGTGGCCCGCTTCGATGCCCAGGCCGACCTGGCGCAGCAACTCGGCGCCACCGTCGTGTTCCGACTCGGTTCCCAACTCGAACTGGTGGAGCAGTTGGCGCAGTGGTCCGGTGGTGTCTTGGCGCCCACCCTGGACGGGCTCGGTGGCCTCCCCATGTGTCACCCCGGGGGCATCGATGTGGTGTACGACACCATCGCCAAACCCGAGACCCTCGAAGTGGCCGTTCGGGTGCTCAAGGCGCGCGGTACGTTGGTGAAAAGTGGTGTGCACGCCCCCGGACGATGGGAGTGGAGCCCGCTCTACTTCAAGGAGATCTCCCTGGTTGGGTCCAATGCGTTCGGGATCGAGGAAGTGGAGGGAGTGCGCCAACACGGCCTTGAGCACTACCTCGACCTCGTGGTCGACGGGCGGGTAGACCTCACCGGATTAGTTACCCACACCTTCGGCCTGTCGGAGTGGCAGGAGGCCTTCTTCACCATCGCCGACCAAGAACACACCGGCGCTATCAAGGTGGCCATCGACCCCTCATGCTGA
- a CDS encoding ABC transporter ATP-binding protein: MTPILDLRSVSAGYGPFHALFDVSLSVRPGEAVALLGANGVGKTTVARVATGLIPPSEGSVWVNGTEMTGAATFRFARAGVAHAPEGRSVFATLSVEENLRLSFRQSKGRRGVAPALDQAFTQFPSLARRRRMLAGDLSGGEQRMLSMARVLVEAPRLLVADELSLGLGPIIVDEIYNDLARLRSEGTALLIVEQQISHALALCDRVVLLEHGTVIWQGPTEDAEARLVAKIFDHAAGEEPPS; the protein is encoded by the coding sequence ATGACACCGATTCTCGATCTGCGGAGTGTGTCGGCGGGCTACGGACCATTCCATGCGCTCTTCGATGTCTCCCTGTCGGTGCGGCCCGGTGAAGCGGTGGCACTGCTCGGCGCCAACGGCGTAGGCAAGACCACCGTGGCGCGCGTGGCCACCGGCTTGATTCCGCCCTCGGAGGGTTCGGTGTGGGTCAATGGCACCGAGATGACGGGGGCGGCAACGTTTCGCTTCGCTCGCGCCGGGGTGGCCCACGCGCCCGAAGGACGCTCCGTGTTTGCCACGTTGTCAGTGGAGGAGAACCTGCGCCTGTCGTTCCGACAGTCCAAGGGGCGCCGGGGCGTTGCCCCGGCTTTGGATCAGGCCTTCACCCAGTTTCCATCCTTGGCACGTCGGCGCCGCATGCTCGCCGGCGATCTTTCCGGGGGGGAGCAGCGCATGCTGTCCATGGCTCGGGTCCTGGTGGAAGCGCCCCGGCTACTGGTGGCCGATGAACTCTCGCTCGGGTTGGGACCGATCATCGTGGACGAGATCTATAACGACCTCGCCCGGCTCCGATCCGAAGGCACCGCCCTGCTGATCGTGGAACAACAGATCTCCCATGCCTTGGCGTTGTGCGATCGCGTGGTGCTTCTCGAGCACGGCACGGTGATCTGGCAGGGACCGACCGAAGACGCCGAAGCGCGGTTGGTGGCCAAGATCTTCGACCACGCCGCCGGTGAGGAACCCCCCTCGTGA
- a CDS encoding primary-amine oxidase yields MTTLLHPLTADEIGVAVAAVRATGRLGEAAHFSTITLDDTRGLTQRQARLIIVPGPETVLIEATVALATAAVVAWIEHPGAVPALGFEEAFNAILALHDHAGFRAALAARGITDLTGLQVDPWPTGNFGLAAEEGRRVARCICYYRDQPDDNGYARPIEGLLIHVDMARGEVLEVVDLGISPLPEAPGRYRAEDHAPARADLRPLSITQPDGVSFTLEGNELRWQRWSLLVSLDPLEGIVLHEVTYDGRSILRRASVNEMVVPYGDPTPGHNWKNAFDVGEWGLGRMANSLTLGCDCLGEIRYLDAVLADQRGHATTLPNAICIHEEDVGILWKHVDLLTGHVEVRRKRRLVVSSIATVGNYDYGFYWYFHLDGSLELEVKLTGILSTKALPSERCEAFAPPVAPGLAAPVHQHLFCARLDMAIDGPRNEVYELNVDPLPLDADNPLRNGFAPSATRLDSEQQAQRVTDASRSRSWRIVNPSVTNALGTPVAFKLLAGPSPTLLASEGSSIAARAAFATKNLWVTPYTPDQRRAAGDFPNQHPGGAGLPAWTAADRSLVDTEVVVWHTFGVTHIPRPEDWPVMPVETCGFQLIPAGFFDRNPALDVPPPDHCH; encoded by the coding sequence ATGACCACCCTCCTGCACCCCCTCACCGCCGACGAGATCGGCGTGGCCGTGGCCGCTGTGCGAGCCACCGGCCGGCTAGGCGAGGCGGCCCATTTCTCCACCATCACCCTCGACGACACCCGGGGCCTCACCCAGCGACAGGCCCGTCTGATCATCGTGCCGGGCCCGGAGACGGTGCTCATTGAAGCCACCGTGGCCCTTGCCACCGCGGCGGTGGTGGCCTGGATCGAACACCCTGGGGCGGTGCCGGCACTCGGGTTCGAGGAGGCCTTCAATGCCATTCTGGCCCTCCACGACCACGCAGGATTCCGCGCCGCCCTTGCGGCGCGGGGCATCACCGACCTCACCGGCTTGCAGGTGGACCCGTGGCCCACCGGGAACTTCGGCCTAGCGGCCGAGGAAGGTCGGCGGGTCGCCCGCTGCATCTGTTACTACCGAGACCAGCCTGATGACAACGGGTATGCCCGTCCCATCGAGGGTCTGTTGATCCATGTCGACATGGCCCGGGGCGAGGTCCTCGAAGTAGTGGACCTTGGGATCAGCCCGCTGCCCGAGGCTCCGGGGCGTTACCGCGCCGAGGACCACGCGCCGGCCCGCGCCGATCTCCGCCCGCTTTCGATCACCCAGCCCGACGGTGTGAGTTTCACCCTGGAGGGCAACGAGTTGCGGTGGCAGCGGTGGTCGCTGCTCGTGAGCCTCGACCCACTCGAAGGCATTGTGCTGCACGAGGTGACCTACGACGGCCGGTCCATCCTGCGGCGGGCCTCGGTGAACGAAATGGTGGTGCCCTACGGCGACCCCACCCCCGGCCACAACTGGAAAAACGCCTTCGATGTGGGTGAGTGGGGGCTGGGCCGGATGGCCAACAGCCTCACGCTGGGTTGCGACTGTCTCGGGGAGATTCGCTATCTCGATGCCGTCTTGGCCGACCAACGCGGACACGCCACCACCTTGCCCAACGCCATCTGTATCCATGAGGAGGATGTAGGAATCCTGTGGAAGCACGTGGACCTGCTCACTGGTCATGTGGAGGTGCGGCGCAAGCGTCGACTGGTGGTTTCCTCCATCGCCACCGTGGGCAACTACGACTACGGCTTCTACTGGTACTTCCATCTCGATGGCTCACTGGAACTCGAAGTGAAGCTCACCGGGATCCTCTCCACCAAGGCTCTTCCCTCCGAGCGGTGTGAAGCCTTCGCGCCCCCGGTTGCCCCCGGCCTCGCCGCCCCGGTGCACCAGCACTTGTTCTGCGCCCGGCTCGATATGGCGATAGACGGCCCTCGCAACGAGGTCTACGAACTGAACGTGGATCCCCTCCCTCTCGACGCCGACAACCCGTTGCGCAACGGTTTTGCTCCCTCTGCGACCCGGCTGGATTCGGAACAGCAGGCCCAACGCGTGACCGACGCCAGCCGCAGTCGGTCCTGGCGGATCGTCAATCCGTCAGTCACCAACGCGTTAGGCACGCCGGTGGCCTTCAAGTTGCTCGCCGGGCCCTCCCCCACCCTGCTCGCCTCCGAAGGTTCCAGCATCGCCGCCCGGGCCGCCTTCGCCACCAAGAACCTCTGGGTCACCCCGTACACCCCCGACCAACGGCGGGCGGCGGGCGACTTCCCCAATCAGCATCCGGGAGGGGCGGGCCTGCCGGCGTGGACGGCGGCCGACCGCTCCCTCGTAGATACCGAAGTGGTGGTGTGGCACACCTTCGGGGTGACCCACATCCCGCGCCCGGAGGATTGGCCGGTGATGCCGGTGGAGACCTGCGGCTTCCAACTGATTCCCGCCGGGTTCTTCGATCGCAACCCGGCCCTCGACGTGCCCCCGCCGGACCACTGCCACTAA
- a CDS encoding ABC transporter permease encodes MVLATALGEDLSRAFLQGLPPGSVYALIAIGFVLAYKTSGVFNLAFGAQAYVSAALYFQARLEWGWGILPALLVSVFILAPVLGLILERLIFRHLRTSSSVAKLVVAIGLTVAIPSLFDVLVGFEPVAGQTPTGIIPGGASVFYQPVGVYAFSRDELMAMGVAVVVMLGLAALFRFSGIGLQMRAVVESPRMTELNGIQADRVSAFSWALSSVFAGLAGVLIAPRFNTLAAPDFFNLVVVAIAAAAVGRLISLPRALAGGLGLGVFIAFANTFLPAWALSYPILAPIQDNVAPAVPFLVLFALLVLWPAVRATKEQADPLSGVDPPPPSLASHERSAGLTVATRVFAVVFFLTVGLVVFTQADVSWLFLVTQSVILATLFLSITVITGLAGQISLCQGSFAAIGGFTVFQLSDRYGTSVLVAALIGAGVAAACAALLSLPIRRLGGVWVAIATLAFAFFFDAVMVKLPWVGGGGTSLLQGTRVPRPTIGPWDLGNDKAFLVLALVVFLVASLAVIQIREGTTGRTLRALRGSELASQSIGISPARSRVMAFALSGFLAGLGGAMLTMHQENVNYTLNFSPFAALFWLVLVVSLGSRTVEGAAQAGAAYALFEAIVLRGAVFGWIFRNTDRIPGIFPISPKWRFIIFGLGTIQFARHPEGLVEFNTRRAHRRVEAIMARLRGSPAAPPPEPDAPVAEESVP; translated from the coding sequence ATGGTCCTCGCCACGGCACTGGGGGAGGACCTATCCCGCGCCTTTCTCCAGGGCCTGCCCCCCGGCTCGGTCTATGCCCTGATCGCCATCGGGTTCGTGCTGGCCTACAAGACCAGCGGTGTGTTCAACCTGGCCTTCGGGGCACAGGCGTACGTGTCGGCGGCCCTGTACTTCCAGGCCCGACTGGAGTGGGGCTGGGGGATCCTGCCCGCCTTGCTGGTGTCGGTGTTTATTCTGGCCCCCGTCCTAGGACTCATCCTGGAGCGGCTGATCTTTCGCCACCTTCGCACGAGTTCCTCGGTGGCCAAGTTGGTGGTGGCCATCGGGCTGACGGTGGCGATTCCCAGTCTCTTCGACGTGCTGGTCGGCTTCGAACCGGTGGCCGGACAGACCCCCACGGGCATCATCCCCGGCGGGGCCAGCGTGTTCTACCAACCCGTGGGCGTCTACGCCTTTAGCCGCGACGAGTTGATGGCGATGGGCGTGGCCGTGGTGGTGATGCTGGGTCTAGCGGCCCTGTTTCGGTTCTCGGGCATCGGGCTCCAGATGCGAGCGGTGGTGGAGAGCCCGCGTATGACCGAGTTGAACGGCATCCAGGCCGACCGTGTCTCGGCCTTTAGTTGGGCGCTGTCGAGTGTGTTCGCCGGCCTGGCCGGGGTACTGATTGCCCCGCGCTTCAACACGCTGGCGGCCCCAGATTTCTTCAACCTGGTGGTGGTGGCTATCGCCGCTGCCGCCGTGGGCCGCCTGATAAGCCTGCCGCGAGCCTTGGCGGGCGGCTTGGGCTTGGGGGTGTTCATCGCCTTCGCCAACACGTTTCTCCCCGCGTGGGCGCTGTCGTATCCGATCCTCGCTCCCATTCAGGACAACGTGGCCCCGGCGGTGCCCTTCCTCGTGTTGTTTGCCCTCCTGGTGCTGTGGCCGGCGGTGCGGGCCACCAAGGAACAGGCCGACCCGCTCTCGGGGGTAGACCCGCCACCACCGTCGCTGGCCTCCCATGAGCGCAGTGCCGGCCTCACCGTGGCCACGCGGGTGTTTGCGGTGGTGTTCTTTCTCACGGTTGGCTTGGTGGTGTTCACCCAAGCCGACGTGAGTTGGCTCTTTCTCGTCACGCAATCGGTGATCCTTGCCACCCTTTTCTTATCCATCACCGTGATCACCGGGCTGGCCGGGCAGATCTCGCTCTGCCAGGGGAGCTTTGCCGCCATCGGCGGTTTCACCGTGTTCCAACTCAGCGATCGCTACGGCACATCGGTGTTGGTAGCGGCGCTGATCGGGGCGGGGGTGGCGGCGGCCTGCGCGGCCTTGTTGTCGTTGCCGATCCGGCGCCTCGGGGGCGTCTGGGTGGCGATCGCCACCCTTGCCTTCGCCTTCTTCTTCGATGCCGTGATGGTGAAACTGCCCTGGGTCGGCGGCGGCGGTACCTCGTTGCTGCAAGGCACGCGCGTGCCGCGCCCCACCATTGGGCCATGGGACCTCGGCAACGACAAAGCATTCCTGGTGCTGGCCCTAGTGGTGTTCCTGGTCGCCTCGTTGGCGGTCATCCAGATCCGCGAGGGCACCACCGGTCGCACGCTGCGGGCCTTGCGGGGTAGCGAGTTGGCCTCACAGTCCATTGGCATTTCCCCCGCTCGCTCCCGGGTGATGGCTTTTGCACTGTCGGGGTTCCTCGCCGGCCTCGGGGGAGCGATGCTCACCATGCATCAGGAAAACGTCAACTACACCCTCAACTTCTCTCCTTTTGCCGCCCTGTTCTGGCTGGTGCTGGTGGTGTCGCTGGGATCCCGCACCGTGGAAGGGGCCGCCCAAGCCGGGGCCGCCTATGCGCTGTTCGAAGCGATTGTGCTGCGGGGGGCGGTGTTCGGGTGGATCTTCCGGAATACCGATCGCATCCCGGGCATCTTCCCAATCTCGCCGAAATGGCGCTTCATCATCTTCGGCCTCGGCACCATTCAGTTTGCCCGTCACCCCGAAGGGCTCGTGGAGTTCAACACGCGTCGGGCCCACCGCCGCGTCGAGGCCATCATGGCCCGACTGCGTGGCTCCCCGGCCGCGCCGCCACCCGAGCCGGATGCTCCCGTAGCGGAGGAGTCGGTGCCGTGA